A window from Triticum aestivum cultivar Chinese Spring chromosome 6D, IWGSC CS RefSeq v2.1, whole genome shotgun sequence encodes these proteins:
- the LOC123145874 gene encoding zinc finger CCCH domain-containing protein 18 yields MAGEGEEDEAAEIELQLEQHLEEQRSSLAAVDEALAADASNADLLEVHGELLSAIKDAEEGLLHLKRSRLVKQIDQIFPNQESASLSTEVAIEPLDPDDVEPEPLEPQEFSVGSKCRFRHNDGRWYNGCILGLEGSGNARVSFLTPTSEKMSMCKFFLQQRCRFANNCRLSHGVVIPTSSLKRFTPTAWRQSLAGSSILAASGHHSGLWRRAELESWDDELKRGQVVFQDDGSTATLPGDSLSIPEYADVSGEDDERGSSEDESELSEDDDQEDESIIHQGLGRLETTNLTGVQSETVIFAKWEQHTRGVASKMMAKMGYREGMGLGVSGQGMLDPIPVKVLPAKQSLDHAVAATTGEDGRSIHRNKDKKRSRGGQRKRDRKFAELARAAKAEEAERSVFSFMNSQLVSQDATEGSSAAKARKESPSGQANGHPKKEDNRRSLLAYDDEVKELRSQVGRLEEMVQRNRKDKAVHDAASRKLEQTRKALADAEATHTSATNAVARKEKEKKWLKF; encoded by the exons ATGGCGGGCGagggggaggaggacgaggcggcggagatcgagctGCAGCTGGAGCAGCACCTGGAGGAGCAGCGGTCCTCCCTCGCCGCCGTCGACGAGGCCCTCGCCGCCGACGCCTCCAACGCGGACCTCCTCGAG GTGCATGGGGAACTTCTGTCTGCGATCAAGGATGCAGAGGAAGGGCTTCTGCATTTGAAGCGTTCTAGGCTGGTGAAGCAAATCGATCAGATCTTTCCAAATCAGGAGTCAGCATCGTTATCAACTGAAGTTGCTATCGAGCCATTAGATCCGGATGATGTTGAGCCAGAACCATTGGAGCCACAAGAATTTTCAGTAGGATCAAAGTGTAGATTCAGGCACAATGATGGGCGTTGGTATAATGGATGCATTCTAGGACTTGAAGGTTCAGGCAATGCACGGGTCTCATTTCTGACACCCACATCAGAAAAAATGTCG ATGTGCAAGTTCTTTCTGCAGCAACGGTGTCGGTTTGCTAATAACTGCCGCTTGTCCCATG GTGTTGTGATTCCTACTTCATCCTTGAAACGGTTCACTCCAACTGCATGGCGACAGTCCTTAGCAGGATCCAGCATACTGGCAGCTTCTGGGCACCATTCTGGCCTTTGGAGGAGAGCTGAACTCGAGTCGTGGGATGATGAGTTGAAGCGCGGTCAGGTGGTCTTTCAAGATGATGGGAGCACTGCAACGCTTCCAGGTGATTCCCTTTCTATCCCAGAATATGCTGATGTGAGCGGCGAAGATGATGAAAGAGGCTCAAGCGAGGATGAATCGGAGTTAAGTGAAGATGACGATCAAGAGGATGAATCCATCATCCATCAGGGTCTTGGCCGTTTGGAAACCACAAATTTAACCGGTGTTCAGTCTGAGACCGTGATCTTTGCAAAATGGGAACAGCACACCAGGGGCGTCGCCTCCAAAATGATGGCAAAAATGGGTTACCGGGAGGGCATGGGGCTAGGCGTGTCCGGCCAAGGCATGCTCGATCCAATCCCAGTCAAGGTACTACCGGCCAAGCAATCACTCGACCACGCGGTCGCTGCAACCACAGGCGAGGACGGCCGAAGCATCCACCGCAACAAAGACAAGAAGCGTAGCCGGGGCGGGCAAAGGAAGCGCGACAGGAAGTTTGCAGAGCTGGCCAGGGCCGCCAAGGCCGAGGAGGCGGAGAGGTCCGTCTTCAGCTTCATGAACAGCCAGCTGGTGAGCCAGGACGCGACGGAAGGCTCCTCGGCCGCCAAAGCCAGGAAAGAGTCGCCGTCGGGTCAGGCCAATGGGCATCCCAAGAAGGAAGACAACAGAAGGTCTCTGCTCGCGTACGACGACGAGGTGAAGGAGCTGAGGAGCCAGGTCGGGCGGCTGGAGGAGATGGTGCAGCGCAACCGCAAGGATAAGGCAGTGCACGATGCGGCGTCGAGGAAGCTGGAGCAGACGCGgaaggcgctcgccgacgccgaggCGACGCACACCTCGGCCACCAACGCGGTCGctaggaaggagaaggagaagaagtggTTGAAATTCTGA
- the LOC123141990 gene encoding uncharacterized protein: MATSLPCLVLNYGDKRPMKLYGASDGEFRPCEIGPLLTKRNWATAQGWVLAWDPDTSATFLWDPQDPEHGRVQLPSLAQAPPLGSECALSGDPAGPGGCTVVLAEPCESTVIWYCHAGSTTAEWVRHEYDLGGRWAVLGEYREWIKEHISGLVACGGKFYYPVSDKDECGVLEFSPEPVFSTVTTKGVKLTLPPSGEVCVHWNHFLFDLDGELHALCIFFAGLDTNEVADIAVYKMDFAGSRCAKVDNIGDRAILASASNHAVGWCSASKFGLLPNSVYWMSRYDKCLHVYDIETSTEELRAKTITNR, from the exons ATGGCGACGTCCCTGCCGTGCCTCGTCCTCAACTACGGCGACAAGCGGCCGATGAAGCTGTACGGGGCCTCCGACGGCGAGTTCCGGCCGTGCGAGATCGGCCCGCTGCTAACCAAGCGGAACTGGGCCACCGCGCAGGGCTGGGTGCTCGCCTGGGACCCTGACACCTCCGCCACCTTTCTGTGGGACCCGCAGGACCCGGAGCACGGCCGGGTCCAGCTGCCGTCGTTGGCGCAAGCTCCGCCGTTGGGTTCGGAATGTGCGTTGTCCGGTGATCCCGCCGGCCCCGGGGGCTGCACGGTGGTCCTGGCCGAGCCATGCGAGAGCACTGTCATCTGGTACTGCCACGCCGGTTCGACTACAGCGGAGTGGGTCAGGCATGAGTATGATCTTGGAGGCAGGTGGGCCGTGCTCGGAGAATACCGGGAGTGGATTAAGGAGCACATATCCGGGCTCGTGGCGTGCGGTGGCAAATTTTACTACCCGGTATCAGACAAGGATGAGTGCGGTGTGCTCGAGTTCTCACCGGAGCCGGTCTTCAGCACCGTGACGACCAAGGGGGTCAAGCTCACCTTACCTCCGAGCGGGGAAGTGTGCGTGCATTGGAACCACTTTCTCTTTGACCTGGACGGCGAGCTCCACGCGCTGTGCATCTTCTTTGCGGGTCTAGACACTAACGAGGTCGCGGACATCGCCGTCTACAAGATGGATTTTGCCGGGTCCAGATGTGCTAAGGTGGACAACATCGGTGATCGGGCAATACTTGCTAGTGCAAGCAACCATGCCGTGGGATGGTGTTCTGCTAGCAAGTTCGGGTTGCTGCCTAACAGCGTGTATTGGATGAGCCGATACGACAAATGCTTGCACGTGTATGACATCGAAACAAGCACCGAGGAATTGCGG GCGAAAACCATCACAAATCGCTGA
- the LOC123145871 gene encoding protein TIC 55, chloroplastic, with product MTPPPPTTALPRPSLLLAVSSAALKISSAAASPARGVRWQGVGVGRGRSRAVGRCWAAAVEEAGAQEQDGVLLPQEGEGSEAAGRYDWREEWYPLYLSKEVPDDAALPLTVFDRQLVLYRDAAGVLRCHEDRCPHRLAKLSEGQLVDGKLECLYHGWQFDGEGKCVKIPQLPEGAKIPRNACARNYEVRDSQGVVWVWMSPATPPDAKKLPWFEPYARAGFTDLSTVHELPYDHSILLENLMDPAHVPISHDRTDWTAKREDAQPLAFEVAERTARGFAGHWWRERAPHLRNLLRFEAPCVLTNTLEFVDKDGREQCFSAQFLCRPAGQGKSMLLVRFGSTARSPLLRVLPKWYFHQNACKVFEQDMGFLSSQNEVLLREKVPTKELYLNLRSSDTWVAEYRRWMDRAGHGMPYYFGHSTISPPPVPAVVEQAPAGAAAGISASFPAKGGFGTQHAPNPTSRYFRHVVHCKGCRDSVNRYTALKKAFVVLAAVAAAAAVLAATRQWKAVLLGAAAVLAAASYACGSVVSLITTNFIRTHRRL from the exons ATGACGCCCCCTCCTCCCACCACCGCGCtgccccgcccctccctcctcctcgcggtctCCTCCGCCGCGCTCAAGATCTCCTCCGCGGCGGCGAGCCCAGCGCGTGGCGTGCGGTGGCAGGGGGTCGGGGTCGGAAGGGGGAGGAGCCGCGCCGTCGGGAGGtgctgggcggcggcggtggaggaggccggcgcgCAGGAGCAGGACGGCGTGCTGCTCCcccaggagggggaggggagcgagGCGGCCGGGAGGTACGACTGGCGGGAGGAGTGGTACCCGCTGTACCTGTCCAAGGAGGTGCCCGACGACGCGGCGCTCCCGCTCACCGTCTTCGACCGCCAGCTCGTGCTCTACCGCGACGCCGCCGGCGTGCTCCGCTGCCACGAGGACCGATGCCCGCACAG GTTAGCCAAGCTGTCAGAAGGGCAGCTCGTCGACGGCAAGCTGGAGTGCCTCTACCATGGCTGGCAGTTCGACGGCGAGGGCAAGTGCGTCAAGATCCCGCAG CTGCCTGAGGGCGCCAAGATCCCGCGGAACGCGTGCGCGCGCAACTACGAGGTGCGGGACTCGCAGGGGGTGGTGTGGGTGTGGATGTCGCCGGCGACCCCGCCGGACGCCAAGAAGCTGCCGTGGTTCGAGCCGTACGCGCGGGCGGGGTTCACGGACCTGTCCACGGTGCACGAGCTCCCCTACGACCACTCCATCCTGCTGGAGAACCTCATGGACCCGGCGCACGTGCCCATCTCGCACGACCGCACCGACTGGACGGCCAAGCGGGAGGACGCGCAGCCGCTGGCCTTCGAGGTCGCCGAGCGCACCGCCCGGGGCTTCGCCGGCCACTGGTGGCGCGAGCGCGCGCCGCACCTCCGCAACCTGCTCCGCTTCGAGGCGCCCTGCGTGCTCACCAACACGCTCGAGTTCGTGGACAAGGACGGCAGGGAGCAGTGCTTCTCGGCGCAGTTCCTGTGCCGGCCGGCCGGGCAGGGGAAGTCGATGCTGCTCGTCCGGTTCGGGTCCACGGCGAGGTCGCCGCTGCTGAGGGTGCTGCCGAAATGGTACTTCCACCAGAACGCGTGCAAGGTGTTCGAGCAGGACATGGGGTTCCTGTCGTCGCAGAACGAGGTGCTGCTCCGGGAGAAGGTGCCCACCAAGGAGCTCTACCTCAACCTCCGCTCATCGGACACCTGGGTCGCCGAGTACCGGCGGTGGATGGACAGGGCCGGCCACGGCATGCCCTACTACTTCGGCCACAGCACCATCTCGCCGCCGCCCGTGCCGGCCGTCGTGGAGCAGGCGCCGGCGGGGGCCGCCGCGGGCATCTCCGCGTCGTTCCCGGCCAAGGGCGGCTTCGGCACGCAGCACGCGCCCAACCCGACCAGCAGGTACTTCCGGCACGTCGTGCACTGCAAGGGGTGCAGGGACAGTGTCAACAGGTACACCGCCCTGAAGAAGGCCTTCGTCGTGCTCGCTGCGGTGGCTGCCGCCGCGGCCGTCTTGGCGGCGACGAGGCAGTGGAAGGCCGTCTTGCTGGGGGCCGCAGCCGTGCTCGCCGCGGCGTCGTATGCGTGTGGCTCTGTGGTTTCTTTGATCACAACCAACTTCATCAGGACACACAGAAGATTGTAA
- the LOC123145873 gene encoding probable serine incorporator: protein MWAASCLASCCAACACEACRTAVGSIGRRSARIAYCGLFALSLLASWVLREVAAPLLQSIPWINHFHKTPDREWFETDAVLRVSLGNFLFFTILAAIMAGIKDQKDPRDKVHHGGWMAKIFCWVVIVFLMFFVPNGVVSFYESISKFGSGLFLLVQVVLLLDFVHGWNENWVAKDEQFWYMALLVVSVVCYIGSFAFSGLLFHWFTPSGQDCGLNMFFIVSTLILVFVFAIVALHPKVNGSLLPASVIGLYCTYLCYSGLSSEPRDYECNGLHNHSKAMSTGSLTLGLCTTILSVVYSAVRAGSSATVLSAPDSPHAGSDKPLLPFSKADEEETKDVPKPVTYSYSFFHLIFSLASMYSAMLLTGWSTSVGESGKLVDVGWPSVWVRIATQWATAGLFIWSLVAPLLFPDREF from the exons ATGTGGGCCGCGTCGTGCCTGGCGTCCTGCTGCGCCGCGTGCGCCTGCGAGGCGTGCCGCACCGCCGTCGGCAGCATCGGCCGCCGCTCCGCGCGGATCGCCTACTGCGGCCTCTTCGCGCTCTCCCTCCTCGCCTCCTGGGTGCTCCGCGAGGTCGCCGCGCCGCTCCTCCAGTCCATCCCAT GGATCAACCACTTCCACAAGACGCCGGACCGCGAGTGGTTCGAGACGGACGCCGTGCTCAGGGTCAGCCTCGGCaacttcctcttcttcaccatccTCGCCGCCATCATGGCCGGCATCAAGGACCAGAAGGACCCGCGCGACAAGGTCCACCACGGCGGCTGGATGGCCAAGATCTTCTGCTGGGTCGTCATCGTCTTCCTCATGTTCTTCGTCCCCAACGGCGTCGTCAGCTTCTACG AATCGATTTCCAAGTTTGGATCTGGACTGTTCCTTCTCGTTCAGGTTGTTCTTCTGTTGGACTTCGTGCACGGATGGAATGAGAACTGGGTTGCTAAAGATGAACAGTTCTG GTACATGGCACTGCTGGTTGTCTCAGTTGTTTGTTATATTGGCTCATTCGCTTTCTCTGGTCTACTCTTTCACTGGTTCACTCCATCGGGACAGGACTGCGGACTCAATATGTTCTTCATTGTCTCCACACTGATTCTTGTTTTTGTGTTCGCTATTGTTGCGCTGCACCCAAAG GTCAATGGAAGCTTGCTGCCTGCATCAGTTATAGGCCTCTACTGCACATACTTGTGCTACAGCGGACTCTCCAGTGAGCCAAGGGATTATGAGTGCAACGGGCTTCACAATCACTCCAAAGCTATGTCAACTGGTAGCCTTACGTTGGGATTATGTACCACCATCCTTTCTGTGGTCTACTCTGCTGTTCGTGCTGGCTCTTCTGCAACTGTGCTCTCAGCACCAGACTCACCACACGCTG GTTCCGACAAGCCCCTGCTCCCCTTCAGCAAGGCTGATGAGGAGGAAACCAAGGACGTGCCCAAGCCGGTGACATACTCCTACTCGTTCTTCCACCTCATCTTCTCCCTGGCGAGCATGTACTCGGCGATGCTCCTGACTGGCTGGTCGACCTCGGTTGGCGAGAGCGGCAAGCTTGTCGATGTCGGGTGGCCGTCTGTCTGGGTCAGGATCGCGACCCAGTGGGCAACGGCAGGTCTGTTCATCTGGTCCCTCGTCGCTCCCCTCCTGTTCCCAGACAGGGAGTTCTAG